A section of the uncultured Desulfosarcina sp. genome encodes:
- a CDS encoding GNAT family N-acetyltransferase: MSIDRIDSLFHPKAIAVTGASEQPGSLGKAVMHNLSTSGFNGPIFAVNAGQSSIMGQRTYADLQHIETPVDLVVVAGPMNTVPAVIADCARIGVHGAVIVSNGGRPSDPAGRQWETEILKTAADGNVRIIGPHGLGIMCAASGLNASLAPGTPLLGKLAFVSQSRGICAAIMDYSKKEKIGFSHFVGLGSMLDVNFGDIIDYLGAESGVSSILMHMETLTGHRNFMSAARAVSRIKPIIALKAGRTNGRALPAASFTGTLAEEDAIFDAAFQRAGIVRVKTFEELFDTAQILSRKGRYRGPGLAILTNSAGPGVMAVDALADTGMLPAVLPSETLEDLDAVLCDRWTRGNPVNIMADATPERYAEAAAVLARAKGIQALLIMLAPQMLTDAQAVARTLVERLDRTTLPLIACWMGGTDVQAGRQILNHAGLPTFDTPERAMRAFMNLHRHSRGIEMLQQTPARLSRRIIVDRAAAGRVIDTGLAAAPEPLDKTQSKALLEAYGISVAPTAAAASADEAVLAVGARKHPGFGPVILFGLGGVLGDRNGGRAIALPPLNRLLASRLMEAAGANRLMEGYCDQPPADREKLEGILIRLAQLVTDFPQIAELDIHPLAIRGGDPVALDARVVLEQALCAAPLHLCISPYPSQYESRLHLPEVGDLWIRPIRPEDAPLLAQLFDTLSPQSVYYRFFSPMKQLSHAMLARFTQIDYDREIAMVAILESASSEKMLGAARVMLQHNLKDAEFAVLVGDTWQGRGIGAHLLRNCLKIAEERGFGKIWGTVLAENRHMLALGKKLGFTIKRAEQAGEFDLTLDMSRPGT, translated from the coding sequence GCTTCGGAACAGCCGGGTTCCCTGGGCAAGGCCGTGATGCACAACCTGAGCACGTCGGGGTTCAACGGACCGATTTTTGCGGTCAACGCCGGACAATCGTCGATCATGGGGCAACGCACCTATGCCGATCTGCAGCATATCGAAACACCGGTGGATCTGGTCGTGGTGGCCGGTCCCATGAATACGGTGCCGGCCGTTATCGCCGATTGCGCCAGGATCGGCGTTCACGGAGCGGTTATCGTTTCGAACGGCGGCCGACCGAGCGATCCGGCCGGCCGTCAATGGGAGACGGAAATTCTGAAAACGGCTGCGGACGGCAATGTGAGAATCATCGGTCCTCACGGGCTGGGCATCATGTGCGCTGCATCCGGACTCAACGCCAGCCTGGCCCCGGGCACGCCTCTTTTGGGGAAGCTGGCCTTTGTCTCCCAAAGCCGCGGCATCTGTGCGGCCATCATGGATTATTCAAAAAAAGAGAAGATCGGATTCAGCCACTTTGTCGGCCTGGGATCCATGCTGGATGTCAATTTCGGGGACATCATCGACTACCTCGGCGCCGAATCCGGGGTATCCAGCATCCTCATGCACATGGAAACCCTGACCGGCCATCGCAATTTCATGAGTGCGGCCCGGGCGGTAAGCCGGATCAAGCCCATCATCGCCCTCAAGGCGGGCAGAACCAACGGCCGGGCGCTTCCGGCGGCATCTTTTACCGGCACCCTGGCAGAAGAAGATGCCATCTTCGATGCCGCCTTCCAGCGGGCCGGCATCGTGCGGGTGAAAACCTTCGAAGAACTCTTTGACACGGCACAGATCCTCTCCCGTAAAGGCCGCTATCGCGGGCCGGGGCTGGCGATTCTGACCAATTCCGCCGGTCCGGGCGTCATGGCGGTGGACGCCCTCGCCGATACCGGCATGCTGCCGGCGGTATTGCCCTCGGAAACCCTTGAAGACCTGGACGCGGTCCTTTGCGACCGCTGGACCCGCGGCAACCCGGTAAACATTATGGCCGACGCCACCCCCGAGCGGTACGCCGAGGCCGCAGCGGTCCTTGCCCGGGCCAAAGGCATCCAGGCCCTGTTGATCATGCTGGCCCCCCAGATGCTGACAGATGCCCAAGCCGTTGCCCGGACACTGGTCGAGCGGCTCGACCGAACCACCCTGCCGCTGATCGCCTGCTGGATGGGCGGCACCGATGTCCAGGCGGGCAGACAAATCCTCAATCATGCCGGCCTGCCCACCTTCGACACGCCGGAGCGGGCCATGCGGGCCTTCATGAACCTGCACCGCCATTCCCGCGGAATCGAGATGCTGCAGCAGACGCCGGCGCGCCTGTCCCGGCGGATCATCGTGGATCGTGCAGCGGCCGGACGGGTGATCGACACGGGGCTGGCCGCTGCGCCGGAACCGCTCGACAAAACGCAATCCAAAGCCCTTCTCGAAGCCTATGGCATTTCGGTAGCCCCGACCGCTGCGGCGGCATCGGCCGACGAAGCCGTTCTGGCCGTCGGCGCCAGGAAACATCCGGGATTCGGTCCGGTGATCCTTTTCGGCTTGGGCGGCGTTCTGGGCGACCGGAACGGCGGCCGCGCCATCGCCCTGCCGCCGCTCAACCGCCTGCTGGCATCACGGCTCATGGAAGCCGCCGGCGCCAACCGGCTGATGGAGGGCTATTGCGACCAGCCCCCGGCCGACCGGGAAAAGCTGGAGGGAATTCTCATCCGACTGGCCCAACTGGTGACCGATTTTCCCCAGATCGCCGAACTGGATATCCATCCTCTGGCCATTCGGGGTGGCGACCCGGTGGCACTGGATGCCCGCGTGGTGCTGGAACAGGCCCTTTGCGCAGCCCCTTTGCACCTGTGCATCAGCCCCTATCCGTCGCAATACGAATCCCGGCTGCATCTGCCCGAGGTCGGCGATCTGTGGATTCGGCCCATCCGTCCCGAGGACGCGCCGCTGCTGGCACAGTTGTTCGACACCCTTTCGCCCCAAAGCGTTTACTACCGTTTTTTTTCTCCCATGAAACAGCTGTCCCACGCCATGCTGGCCCGTTTCACGCAGATCGACTACGACCGCGAAATCGCCATGGTGGCCATTCTGGAATCGGCTTCGTCGGAGAAGATGCTGGGCGCCGCCCGCGTGATGCTGCAGCACAACTTAAAGGATGCCGAATTTGCCGTTCTGGTGGGCGATACCTGGCAGGGCCGGGGGATCGGCGCCCACCTGCTGCGCAACTGTCTGAAAATCGCCGAAGAACGCGGCTTCGGCAAAATATGGGGGACGGTGCTGGCCGAAAACCGGCACATGCTGGCCCTGGGGAAGAAGCTGGGATTTACCATCAAACGCGCAGAGCAGGCCGGTGAATTCGACTTGACCCTGGACATGTCGCGACCGGGAACCTGA